The sequence GGGCGTACGAGCCGGTGCGGGCGAGGCCGAGGCCGGCCCGCGTCGCCACCCGCCGCAGCTGGTGAGGGTCGAGGGGCGCATCGGTGGCGACGACGACGATGCACGACCCGGCCGGCGGCGGCGGTGGTTGTGCGGCCTCCGGGCGGTCGCCGGCCAGCAGCCGGCCGACGGGCACGCCGGCGACGGTCAGCCGGCCCGGCTCGCCGAAGTTGGCGAGCAGGAGCACGCCGACGGTCCAGTCGCCTACCACCCGCGACGCGCTCCCGATCCCGCCCTTGAACCCGAGGCACGACATGCCGGTCCCGGCCCCGACCACACCCTCGGCCACCGGGCCGTCCTCGGCGCCGGCCGCGCCGTCGAGCGCGGCCCGCACGTCGTCAGCGTCCACCTGCACGACCCGCGTGTCGTTCAGGTGGCTGTCGTCGCACTCGCCGACGACCGGGAGGACGACGTCGTCGACGCCGATGGCCGGCTCCGCCTCGACCAGCGCGGCGACCGTGGCGTCGAGCACTCGCCCCACCTGCATCGAGCTCGTCAGCAGGACGGGCGTCTCGAGGATCCCCCACTCGGCGACGGAGACGGCGCCGGTGAGCTCGCCGGCGCCGTTGAGGACGGCGACGGCCGCCGGGACCGGCGCGTGGAACAGGTCGCCGACGCCGTAGGGGACGACGGCGGTGACGCCGGTGCGGGCGACGCCCCGCCCCTCGGGCGGGTCGGGCTCGTCGCGCCACACGGTGGCGTGGCCGACGAGGACGTCGGGGACGTCGACGATCGTCCCGGTCGGCCCGGACGGGAGGCTGCCGATCGTGAGGCCCAGGTCGCTCGCCCGGCAGCGGGGCGGCGGCGGTCCGGCCGGCGCGGTCACGCCCGCCGAGCGTACGTGCCGCCCGGCGGGCGTGGACGCCCGGCTACAGCTGGAGCGACTTGACGGTCAGGAACTCGTCGAGCCCGTACCGGCCGAGCTCGCGGCCATGGCCCGACTGCTTGAACCCGCCGAACGGGGCCAGCGGGTTGAAGGCGCCGCCGTTGACCTCCACCTGGCCGGTGCGGATCTGGCGGGCCACCCGCTTGGCGCGCTCGGGGTCGCCCGACCACACGCCGCCGGCGAGCCCGTAGACGGTGTCGTTGGCGATGCGGACGGCCTCGTCCTCGGTGTCGTAGGGGATGAGGACGAGGACGGGCCCGAAGATCTCCTCCTGGGCGATGGTCATGTCGTTGCGGACCTCGGAGAACACGGTCGGCTGCACGAAGTAGCCGGTCTCCAGGCCCTCGGGCGGCTCCTCGCCGCCGGTGACGAGGCGGGCGCCCTCCTCGATGCCCTTGCGGATGTAGCTGCGGACCCGGTCGCGCTGCACGGCCGACACGAGCGGCCCGAGCACGCTGCCCGGCTTGAACGGGTCGCCGGGCTTGAAGTTGGCGGCGGCCTGGGCGGCGATCTCCTCGGCCTCGGCCAGCTTCTCCCGGGGGACGAGCATGCGGGTGAGCGCGCTGCACGTCTGGCCCGAGTTCAGGAACGCCTTGCCCACGCCGTCGCTGACCGCCTGGCGGAGGTCGGCGTCGTCGAGGATGACGTTCGGCGACTTCCCGCCGAGCTCGAGGGCCACCTTCTTCACCGTCTGGCTGGCCAGCTCGCTGACCCGCTTGCCGGCCCGGGTCGACCCGGTGAACGACACCATGTCGACGTCGGGGTGGGCGGCGATCGCCTCGCCGACGACCGGCCCGACGCCGGTGACGAGGTTGAACACGCCGGCCGGCAGCCCGGCGGCGTCGACGATCTCGGCGAGGATGAAGGCGTTGAGCGGGGCGACCTCGCTCGGCTTCAGCACGACCGTGCAGCCGGCGGCGAGCGCGGGGGCCACCTTGGCGGCGATCTGGTGGAGCGGGTAGTTCCACGGGGTGATGCAGCCGACGACGCCGACCGGCTCCTTCACGACGAGCGAGTTCCCGACCGTCTCCTCGAACTGGTAGCCGGCGAGGATCCCGGGCATCGACCCGAACGTCATCATGGGCAGGCCGGCCTGGATGATGTGGCTCAGGTGGATCGGCATGCCGACCTCCTGGGCGACCGTCGTCGCGATCTCCTCCGAGCGGGCCTGGAGGCCCTCGGTGATGGCCTGGAGGTACTTGGCCCGGTCGTCGACGGAGGTGGCCGACCACGCCGGGAAGGCAGCCTTGGCGGCGGCGACGGCCCGGTCGACGTCCTCGGGCGTGCCGTCGGGGATGCGCCCCATCACCTGCTCGGTGGTGGAGTTGACCACGTCGAGCGTGCCCGTGCCGGTCGACGGCACCCAGGCGCCGTCGATGTAGAGCCGGTCCCTCACCTGGACCTCGTCTGCCACCGCTCCGTCTCCTTGTCCGGGCCTGCGCCCTGTCGTCCGTGCTGGTCCTTCGTTACCACCGCCGCGCCGGGTTCACCACCTGGCGCCGGTCAGTCCCACCAGTCGAGCGTCGCCCGCATGGCCTTCTCGAACCCCTCGAAGTCCGTCGACCGGCGCACGGCCATCACCATCTCGGCGTCCTGGCCGACGAGCGTGCGCAGGGGCGGGTCGTCGGCGTGGGCGAGGTCGGCGATCACCCTGGCCACGACGCCGGCGTCGGCCGGCTCGCCGCCGGGGACCAGGCCGCCGATGGCGGTGTCGAAGCGGGCCGAGGTGTCCCAGTAGGGCGAGCCGGGCCGGAACCGCCGGGCGACGACGGCGTTCTCGCCGATCCTCGTGCCGAACTGCCCGGGCTCCACGACGACGACCCGCACGCCGTAGGCCCGCACCTCGAGGGCGAGCGCCTCGCTGAGGGCCTCGAGCGCGTGCTTGCTGGCGGCGTACAGGCCGGCGAACGGCCGGGCGACGAGGCCGGCGAGGGAGGAGACGTTGACGATCGTCCCCGACCGGCGCTCCC is a genomic window of Acidimicrobiales bacterium containing:
- a CDS encoding aldehyde dehydrogenase family protein; the protein is MADEVQVRDRLYIDGAWVPSTGTGTLDVVNSTTEQVMGRIPDGTPEDVDRAVAAAKAAFPAWSATSVDDRAKYLQAITEGLQARSEEIATTVAQEVGMPIHLSHIIQAGLPMMTFGSMPGILAGYQFEETVGNSLVVKEPVGVVGCITPWNYPLHQIAAKVAPALAAGCTVVLKPSEVAPLNAFILAEIVDAAGLPAGVFNLVTGVGPVVGEAIAAHPDVDMVSFTGSTRAGKRVSELASQTVKKVALELGGKSPNVILDDADLRQAVSDGVGKAFLNSGQTCSALTRMLVPREKLAEAEEIAAQAAANFKPGDPFKPGSVLGPLVSAVQRDRVRSYIRKGIEEGARLVTGGEEPPEGLETGYFVQPTVFSEVRNDMTIAQEEIFGPVLVLIPYDTEDEAVRIANDTVYGLAGGVWSGDPERAKRVARQIRTGQVEVNGGAFNPLAPFGGFKQSGHGRELGRYGLDEFLTVKSLQL
- a CDS encoding SDR family oxidoreductase, giving the protein MPTVLITGCSSGIGLLTAVEMARRGDTVVATMRNPDRDGPLRDAAAEAGVDLTVVALDVADDASVRRGIAEAEAAVGPLDVVVNNAGIEVKGPIEEVDDDEALRQLDTNVLGPLRVIRAVVPSMRERRSGTIVNVSSLAGLVARPFAGLYAASKHALEALSEALALEVRAYGVRVVVVEPGQFGTRIGENAVVARRFRPGSPYWDTSARFDTAIGGLVPGGEPADAGVVARVIADLAHADDPPLRTLVGQDAEMVMAVRRSTDFEGFEKAMRATLDWWD
- a CDS encoding P1 family peptidase; this encodes MTAPAGPPPPRCRASDLGLTIGSLPSGPTGTIVDVPDVLVGHATVWRDEPDPPEGRGVARTGVTAVVPYGVGDLFHAPVPAAVAVLNGAGELTGAVSVAEWGILETPVLLTSSMQVGRVLDATVAALVEAEPAIGVDDVVLPVVGECDDSHLNDTRVVQVDADDVRAALDGAAGAEDGPVAEGVVGAGTGMSCLGFKGGIGSASRVVGDWTVGVLLLANFGEPGRLTVAGVPVGRLLAGDRPEAAQPPPPPAGSCIVVVATDAPLDPHQLRRVATRAGLGLARTGSYAHHSSGEIFLAFSTAEGVRRARPDRDGDPTVTRTTLHDWALDGLFAATVEATEEAVLNCLCAADTVTGRDGRTVPGLPLDRVRELLERAGATAG